The genomic segment TAATGCGACTTTTGGACGACGAATTTCTAAAACATTATAATACACATTTGTATCAAAGTGAAAATATCTCAGTAAAAGATAACAAATAATTAAGGTTTAAATTGGTTATTACGATATCGGTAAATGTTGCTATGAAAATTTACGGGTGACACTCCTTCTAGCCTTTTGTCGATAAAGGGCGAAGTATGCCCGCCTGATCGCAGCAAACTAAGTCAGGCGGGCAGGGATGGGGTGTCCCGAATATAGAAGGGCGTAGTTCGGCGCACATAGATACGCGCTTATGTCGTAGGGGAGGTTTAAACCTCCCCTACGACTACAGATTGTAAACCCAATCCGATGGGGTTAATGACAGGCGGATTGGATGGGGTGCCCGAATGTTAAAGAGATGTAGTTCGGGATACATAGATACGCGCACAGAATATACCCGTGGTAGATTGTCCCGCCCGGAGTAATACTTGAGGCGGGATCCCGCCCCGAGCTAAACAGATGGCGGGATAAACCCATACGAGCCCTTTAGAACAAAAGGCGAAGGAGTGGCAGGACCCGTAAATTTTCTGTAGAAGCCAGTGCTCGAATAACGAGGCTTAGGTTGAACTAAAGACGGCCAATATTATGACACCATTAAACAATAAAGATCATCTATTCGGAAAAGTCGCAGTGTTTATTGATGCGGCAAATATCATACATTGTTATAAGGATACCGAATGGAAAATAGATTTCAAAAAGTTGAAGAAATATTTCGAATCTAAGTGTACCTTAATAGGCATATATTATTATAGCGCGTTCTTTGAAGAGTCTACAGGCCAGAAATCGTTCTTTGAGATGCTTAGCAGAAAAGGATTTATATTAAGAGTAAAGAAAATTAGGAAGATTATGAATGACGATGGCACGATAACGTTAAAGGGCAATTGTGATACCGATATGGTAGTAGACGCGATGTCCTGCATTGACAACTATGATACGGCAGTTATAATGAGTGGAGACAGCGATTTTGTTTCTTTGGTCAACCTTTTAAGGGGGAAAGGCAAAAAGGTTGTTATCGTTTCAACGCGATGGCATGTTGCTAAAGACTTGATTCAGGCAGCGAACCATTATTTCGATATCAATAAGTTTAAGCCAGCGTGGGAATTTGACAATAAGCCCTAAAATCACAAAACCCGCTTGCGCCTTACGGCTAACAAACGGGCCTCGGATGACTTGTCTGGTTATAAGTATAGTACAGGATAGCGTTTTTGTCAACCTGTAATAACTGAATTTTTTTTACTTAACATTTCAAAGGAGCGATATGAAAATAAAGCCGAATCTGCAGTTCTCGGTCCTGTGTGACGACGTGAGGCAGGAGAATAACGGTAAGTTCATACTCATCGGGCTGTTCGAGGCGATAAACGCGAGGAAATTTCCCGCGACGCATTACGCTCTCTTCGTCGTAAACAGGTGGTGCAAGGGTGAGGGCACGTTCACCCAGAAGATACGCATAGTGAACCCGAAGGACAAGTCGGTCGTTTTTCAGACCGATGAGCAGGTCTTCGAGCTTCCGGATATCGATAGGCATCATACGCTCGTATCGCGGTTCAACAATCTAGTATTCCCTAATCCCGGAAAGTACTGGGTCGAGGTGCTGTTAGACAATGAACTTATTTTGAACTATCCGATAATGTTAAAAGAGGCCAAATAGAAAAGTTAATTGTGTTGATTGCGTTTCTTGAGTTTATTGCGTTTAACGCAACAAACTCAATGAACTCAAAAAACACAATAAACTGAAAGTGAAAAGAGATGAATCGAATCGACGAGAAGTTTGGGGAGTTAAAAGCGGCTGGCATGAAGACGTTCATCGCCTATATCACTGCGGGCGATCCTGACC from the Candidatus Omnitrophota bacterium genome contains:
- a CDS encoding NYN domain-containing protein; translated protein: MTPLNNKDHLFGKVAVFIDAANIIHCYKDTEWKIDFKKLKKYFESKCTLIGIYYYSAFFEESTGQKSFFEMLSRKGFILRVKKIRKIMNDDGTITLKGNCDTDMVVDAMSCIDNYDTAVIMSGDSDFVSLVNLLRGKGKKVVIVSTRWHVAKDLIQAANHYFDINKFKPAWEFDNKP